The following are encoded together in the Daucus carota subsp. sativus chromosome 5, DH1 v3.0, whole genome shotgun sequence genome:
- the LOC108223583 gene encoding uncharacterized protein LOC108223583 has product MAKYGEGDKRWIVEDRPDGANVHNWHWSETDCLEWSRNLLSKLLANLTVLDGEGGLFIRIAKVEKVEGEAYINVRKGKIIPGYEISLSLSWVGEAKDSDGKSLLVVDGVVEVPYISDENADEDPEIRVVVKDEGPIGKRLKDAFLAKGKEVVWEKVRVYVGAMAKGGPAKDELEVKKVSGSAGGNGEVKKAVAEAVSAPVKKEVVKEKKKEGFKSIKMTEKFSCRAKDMFEILMDENRWKGFTQSNAKISKEVGGEFMIFDGAVTGTNVELQEGKLIVQKWRFGNWPDGLQSTVRLTLEEPEPGTTVVSLTQTDVPEEDRYGNSTVVENTERGWKDLIFNKIRAVFGFGI; this is encoded by the exons ATGGCCAAATACGGTGAAGGAGACAAGAGATGGATCGTCGAAGACCGACCAGACGGTGCTAATGTTCACAATTGGCACTGGTCCGAAACTGATTGTCTTGAATGGTCTCGTAATTTGTTGTCGAAGCTGCTTGCCAATCTCACTGTTCTTGATGGTGAAGGGGGCTTGTTCATTAGAATCGCCAAGGTTGAGAAAGTTGAGGGTGAGGCTTATATTAATGTTCGCAAAGGGAAGATTATTCCTGGGTATGAAATTAGCTTGAGTCTTTCGTGGGTAGGTGAGGCTAAGGATTCTGATGGCAAGTCGCTTTTGGTGGTTGATGGGGTTGTCGAGGTTCCGTATATTTCGGATGAGAATGCTGATGAGGATCCCGAGATTAGGGTTGTGGTGAAAGACGAGGGGCCGATTGGGAAGAGGTTGAAAGATGCGTTTTTGGCCAAGGGGAAGGAGGTTGTGTGGGAGAAGGTGAGGGTTTATGTGGGGGCGATGGCGAAAGGGGGGCCGGCGAAAGATGAATTGGAGGTGAAGAAGGTGAGTGGGAGTGCGGGGGGTAATGGGGAGGTGAAGAAGGCGGTGGCGGAGGCGGTTTCAGCTCCGGTGAAGAAGGAGGTGGTTaaggagaagaagaaggaaGGGTTTAAGAGTATTAAGATGACGGAGAAGTTTAGTTGTAGGGCAAAGGATATGTTTGAGATTTTGATGGATGAGAATAGGTGGAAGGGGTTTACGCAGAGTAATGCCAAGATTAGTAAGGAGGTCGGTGGGGAGTTTATGATTTTTGATGGGGCTGTTACGGGGACGAATGTGGAGTTACAGGAGGGGAAATTGATTGTGCAGAAGTGGAGGTTCGGAAACTGGCCTGATGGTCTTCAATCTACG GTGAGACTTACTTTGGAGGAGCCTGAGCCTGGGACTACAGTTGTCAGCTTGACCCAAACTGATGTTCCGGAGGAGGACAG ATATGGAAATTCAACTGTGGTGGAGAACACTGAAAGAGGATGGAAAGATTTGATCTTCAACAAGATACGTGCTGTCTTTGGTTTTGGAATATGA
- the LOC108223584 gene encoding dirigent protein 22, giving the protein MSAISLLSALSILSLLLLTGESQDFTKRIPKNSLGLKKEKLSHLHFYFHDIVSGRHPTAVRVASAAITNTSSTGFGAVVMIDDPLTVGPEPGSKQVGRAQGIYASASLSEAGTLLMVLNYAFTEGKYNGSTLSILGRNPVFSAVREMPVVGGSGLFRFARGYAQARTHFFDLKTGDAVVEYNVYVFHY; this is encoded by the coding sequence ATGTCTGCCATCTCCCTCCTCTCGGCACTTTCCATTCTCTCCCTCCTCCTGCTCACAGGAGAATCGCAAGACTTCACCAAAAGAATACCCAAAAACAGCCTAGGCCTCAAAAAAGAGAAGCTGAGCCACCTCCACTTCTACTTCCACGACATCGTCAGCGGCCGCCACCCCACCGCCGTCCGGGTGGCTTCCGCGGCCATAACCAACACTTCATCCACAGGATTCGGAGCTGTTGTGATGATCGATGATCCTCTCACTGTGGGCCCAGAACCGGGTTCCAAACAAGTGGGAAGAGCGCAGGGAATCTACGCTTCTGCGTCGCTAAGTGAGGCTGGAACATTGTTGATGGTGTTAAACTACGCTTTTACGGAAGGGAAGTATAATGGGAGTACGTTGAGTATATTAGGCCGGAATCCGGTGTTTTCTGCCGTGAGAGAGATGCCGGTGGTCGGAGGAAGTGGGCTTTTCCGGTTTGCACGGGGCTATGCGCAGGCGAGGACTCATTTTTTTGACCTTAAAACTGGGGATGCTGTTGTGGAGTATAATGTCTATGTTTTTCATTACTAA